One part of the Paraglaciecola sp. L3A3 genome encodes these proteins:
- a CDS encoding VWA domain-containing protein, with protein sequence MIENMSFLSDFHFIRPHWLWAIFPLLIIVGLIRHIQKQQSGWQSVLASHLYQHLVTTDGVKETRPPLMLLAFGWLLASLALAGPTWERLPQPVYQMNTGKVVLIDMSMSMRATDVKPDRLSRAKYKAIDLVSAITEGETGLVAYAGDAFTISPLSSDAQNLTTLIPSLTPEIMPIAGSDPALGIQAAIDLLTNAGYQQGEIFWITDGISNQQMKEVSQILNKSTFRLSVLAVGTEEGAPIKLTNGELLKDSRGSIVIPKLTTSNLKSLAGSGGGRYAQMQANDDDINYLIDQTLVEQDSDLNEQQEKENFGDKWQELGPYLLLLLLPFAAYAFRRGIITVFVAACLLPIYTPNAQADWWQDMWQTADQQAMQAYNNSEFEQAAGQFNDPLWQGNALYKNQDYQGAIDAYSKVDSPQASYNTGNALAQLGELDKAIAAYEKVLKQEPNHLDAQANKALVEQLKQQQEQQQQDQSDGEQGDQEQNDQQQDGQQNEQNQDGEQQDSNSEDQQNQDGQQGEQQEQDGTEQEQSDSANEQQNADQTQTEEEEKEQQTAAQQAQQGEQENDSEQQTQAAQEQELTDEQKEQMQRMQTLLNRVPDDPAFLLKRKMQIESQQRKRERLPTNIQGNW encoded by the coding sequence ATGATCGAAAACATGTCTTTCTTAAGTGATTTTCACTTTATTCGTCCTCATTGGCTATGGGCAATTTTCCCTTTATTGATAATAGTAGGGCTCATTCGACATATTCAAAAACAACAATCTGGCTGGCAATCTGTATTAGCCAGTCATCTTTATCAACACTTAGTCACCACAGATGGAGTGAAAGAAACTCGTCCTCCCCTAATGTTATTAGCATTCGGCTGGTTGTTAGCAAGTTTAGCTCTTGCCGGACCTACATGGGAAAGACTACCGCAACCTGTCTATCAAATGAATACAGGTAAGGTGGTGTTAATTGATATGTCTATGTCTATGCGAGCAACCGATGTAAAACCCGACAGACTCAGTCGCGCCAAATATAAAGCGATAGATTTAGTCAGTGCCATTACAGAAGGGGAAACTGGTTTAGTGGCTTATGCTGGCGATGCATTTACTATCAGCCCTCTTAGCTCTGATGCGCAAAACCTGACAACTTTAATTCCTAGCCTTACTCCAGAAATAATGCCCATTGCAGGTAGTGATCCTGCACTCGGTATACAAGCTGCCATAGATTTATTAACTAACGCAGGTTACCAACAAGGTGAGATTTTTTGGATCACCGACGGGATTAGTAACCAACAAATGAAAGAAGTGAGTCAAATTCTAAACAAGTCTACATTCCGCCTATCGGTGCTGGCTGTAGGTACAGAAGAAGGTGCTCCCATCAAACTCACTAATGGTGAATTACTTAAAGATAGCCGTGGCTCTATTGTTATTCCTAAATTAACAACGAGTAATCTCAAGTCTTTAGCTGGAAGTGGCGGCGGCAGATATGCCCAGATGCAAGCTAACGATGATGATATTAATTACCTGATTGATCAAACATTGGTTGAGCAAGATAGTGATTTGAATGAACAGCAAGAGAAAGAAAATTTTGGCGATAAATGGCAGGAATTAGGTCCCTATTTATTATTGTTATTATTACCTTTTGCTGCTTACGCATTCAGGAGAGGCATAATTACAGTATTTGTTGCTGCTTGTTTGTTACCTATTTACACTCCTAATGCGCAGGCTGATTGGTGGCAAGACATGTGGCAAACAGCTGATCAACAAGCGATGCAAGCCTATAACAATTCCGAATTTGAACAAGCGGCAGGTCAGTTTAATGACCCCTTGTGGCAAGGCAATGCTCTTTACAAAAATCAAGATTACCAAGGAGCAATTGATGCTTACTCTAAAGTGGATAGCCCACAAGCAAGCTATAACACAGGCAATGCCTTAGCTCAGCTAGGAGAATTAGATAAAGCGATTGCTGCCTACGAAAAAGTATTAAAACAAGAGCCTAATCATCTAGACGCACAAGCCAATAAAGCTTTAGTTGAGCAACTAAAGCAGCAACAAGAACAACAGCAACAAGACCAGTCTGATGGTGAACAAGGTGATCAGGAACAAAACGATCAACAACAAGATGGTCAGCAGAATGAGCAAAACCAAGACGGTGAGCAACAAGACTCTAATAGTGAAGATCAACAAAATCAGGATGGTCAACAGGGAGAGCAGCAAGAACAAGATGGCACTGAGCAGGAGCAATCTGATTCTGCAAACGAACAACAGAACGCTGATCAAACTCAAACAGAAGAAGAAGAAAAAGAACAGCAAACTGCAGCGCAACAAGCCCAACAGGGTGAACAAGAAAATGACAGTGAACAACAAACTCAAGCAGCCCAAGAGCAAGAATTAACTGACGAACAAAAAGAACAAATGCAGCGTATGCAAACATTACTTAATCGTGTGCCTGATGATCCGGCATTTTTACTAAAACGCAAAATGCAAATCGAGTCTCAGCAACGTAAAAGAGAAAGGTTACCAACTAATATTCAGGGGAATTGGTAG
- a CDS encoding VWA domain-containing protein, whose product MLEFEWIWALAALPLPLLALLLPSKKQGQEAALRVPNLTAGLETSQQHKSSNKWMLLFATLAWIALVVASARPQWLGEPVSIPAEGRDLMIAVDLSGSMKIDDMQVNGRQVDRLKMIKFVLSDFIQRRVGDRLGLILFADTAYLQAPLTYDRETVDQLLKESLIGLVGEQTAIGDAIGLAIKRFESKKESNKVLVLLTDGQNTAGNITPEQANELAINNGVTIYTIGVGADQMLVQSLFGSRRVNPSQDLDEDMLTEIATSTGGQYFRARDAQSLQQIYAKLDELEPIARESKQMRPLKALYFYPLSLALFVTILMAIFPLLKQFVFKKAA is encoded by the coding sequence ATGCTTGAGTTTGAATGGATATGGGCATTAGCTGCACTTCCCTTGCCTCTTTTAGCCCTGTTATTGCCGAGTAAAAAACAAGGGCAAGAAGCAGCGCTTAGAGTTCCCAACCTTACCGCCGGTCTCGAAACTAGTCAGCAGCACAAAAGCAGTAATAAGTGGATGTTACTTTTCGCCACACTAGCTTGGATTGCATTAGTGGTTGCCAGCGCAAGACCCCAATGGTTAGGAGAGCCTGTCAGTATTCCAGCTGAAGGGCGAGATCTGATGATTGCAGTCGATCTGTCTGGCAGTATGAAAATCGACGATATGCAAGTAAACGGAAGGCAAGTAGATCGTCTTAAAATGATTAAGTTTGTATTAAGTGATTTTATTCAAAGACGAGTTGGAGACCGATTAGGTTTAATTCTTTTTGCCGACACAGCCTATTTACAAGCTCCTTTAACCTATGACAGAGAAACCGTCGACCAATTACTGAAAGAGTCTTTGATTGGCTTAGTAGGGGAACAAACTGCCATAGGTGACGCAATAGGTTTGGCAATTAAGCGCTTTGAAAGTAAAAAAGAATCTAACAAGGTATTAGTATTATTAACTGATGGTCAAAATACTGCAGGTAACATCACCCCTGAACAAGCAAATGAATTAGCCATAAATAATGGAGTGACCATTTATACGATTGGGGTAGGCGCAGACCAAATGTTAGTACAAAGTCTCTTTGGTAGTAGAAGGGTCAATCCATCGCAAGATCTAGATGAAGATATGTTAACTGAAATTGCCACCTCTACCGGCGGTCAATACTTTAGAGCAAGAGATGCACAATCTTTACAACAAATATACGCAAAATTAGATGAACTGGAACCTATCGCACGAGAAAGTAAACAAATGCGCCCACTTAAGGCCTTGTATTTTTATCCTTTAAGTTTGGCTTTATTCGTCACTATCTTGATGGCAATTTTTCCACTTTTAAAACAATTTGTATTTAAGAAGGCTGCGTAA
- a CDS encoding DUF4381 domain-containing protein, producing the protein MNPLDNLKDIQNPAEIGNWPPAYGWWLLALVAILVLFIAIKWVLHFKQQRQAKQQALKEIELINIEQPHAATQLNQILKRVALEYFPSCSVQKLHGEQWVNFLIKTLPNKQAGKNSEQITQLQNSLYQKQTIEAKEIAQHKHTVQQWVKLAVPPSKNISQTLEQEHA; encoded by the coding sequence ATGAATCCATTAGATAATTTAAAAGATATCCAAAACCCAGCAGAAATCGGCAACTGGCCACCAGCCTATGGTTGGTGGCTATTAGCCTTGGTCGCAATACTAGTGTTATTTATTGCCATTAAGTGGGTGCTTCATTTTAAGCAACAGCGACAAGCCAAACAACAAGCTTTAAAAGAAATTGAATTAATCAATATTGAACAACCACATGCGGCAACCCAGTTGAATCAAATATTAAAACGTGTCGCTTTAGAATATTTTCCCAGCTGTTCTGTACAAAAATTACATGGTGAGCAGTGGGTTAACTTTTTAATCAAGACACTACCCAACAAACAGGCTGGCAAAAATTCTGAGCAGATCACACAATTACAAAATAGCCTTTATCAAAAACAGACGATAGAAGCTAAAGAGATTGCTCAACATAAACACACTGTTCAACAGTGGGTTAAACTAGCAGTGCCGCCCAGTAAGAATATCAGCCAAACATTGGAGCAAGAACATGCTTGA
- a CDS encoding DUF58 domain-containing protein, protein MQDIATWLAKHHCDGINLGIKELIHYQSKTSLINLTPRKAVQAKLAGAYLAKTKGRGMEFDEARHYQPGDDIRAIDWRVTARTGKTHTKLYREEKERPVFVLTDLSSSMQFGTQLLFKSVQAAHLTSLIAWSARKRGDRIGGLVFNQDQHIECKPFTRQKAVLSLLNSMIKVQQQAKTANSVQVTLADACARLRRLAHPGSLIFILSDFSQLNDVSQQHIAQLSKHCEVIAYPISDPFEHQLPKVKVSQRVCLTDGQNRQQILLGEKETEQQYSDQHQTHFEYIKRTLKQCKAQVIEISAGLPLSTQLDPFSGARR, encoded by the coding sequence ATGCAAGACATTGCAACATGGCTGGCTAAGCACCACTGTGATGGGATCAACCTTGGCATCAAGGAATTGATCCATTATCAAAGTAAAACGAGCCTGATAAATTTAACGCCGCGTAAAGCAGTCCAAGCCAAATTAGCAGGGGCTTATTTGGCCAAGACCAAAGGTCGTGGCATGGAGTTTGATGAAGCACGTCATTATCAACCTGGTGATGACATACGCGCTATTGATTGGCGAGTGACAGCACGTACAGGTAAAACTCATACAAAGTTGTATAGAGAAGAAAAAGAACGCCCCGTATTTGTATTAACTGATTTATCTTCAAGTATGCAATTTGGTACTCAATTATTATTTAAATCGGTACAAGCGGCACACTTAACTTCCTTGATTGCTTGGTCTGCACGTAAACGTGGGGATAGGATTGGCGGCTTAGTATTTAATCAAGATCAGCATATTGAATGTAAACCTTTTACTCGACAAAAAGCGGTGTTGTCTTTATTAAACAGTATGATTAAAGTGCAACAACAAGCTAAAACGGCTAATTCAGTCCAAGTAACTTTAGCAGATGCTTGCGCACGATTACGTCGTTTAGCTCATCCAGGTAGTTTGATTTTTATTTTAAGTGATTTCAGTCAACTTAATGATGTGTCCCAACAGCATATTGCGCAACTCAGTAAACATTGTGAGGTGATTGCTTATCCCATTAGCGATCCATTTGAGCACCAGTTACCCAAGGTCAAAGTAAGCCAACGAGTATGCTTAACTGATGGCCAAAATAGACAACAAATTTTACTCGGAGAAAAAGAAACCGAGCAGCAATATAGTGATCAACACCAAACCCATTTTGAGTATATCAAACGTACTTTAAAACAATGTAAAGCACAGGTGATTGAAATCAGTGCAGGTTTACCTTTAAGCACACAATTAGATCCATTTTCGGGAGCTCGACGTTAA
- a CDS encoding MoxR family ATPase — protein MAAVQFNQLQAYLDSQVIGQQTLTRNILVALLADGHLLVEGPPGLAKTRAVTALAKSLEGDFHRVQFTPDLLPADLTGTDIYRPETGDFVFQKGPLFHNLVLADEINRAPAKVQSALLEAMAERQITVGNKTYTLPELFLVMATQNPIEQEGTYPLPEAQLDRFLMHLEIDYPGADTELEILRLTRDEAMHKAAVSPPTLTQADIFNARQDVLKIHLDESLEQYIVQLIIATRQPEKYSAELASWIEFGASPRATIALDKCARAHAWLMGRDFVGPDNIQAVLHNVLRHRVLLSYEAEAEGIGRNQVLDKILQLVAVP, from the coding sequence ATGGCAGCAGTTCAGTTTAATCAGTTACAAGCGTATCTAGACAGTCAAGTTATTGGCCAACAAACATTAACAAGAAACATATTAGTCGCATTATTAGCAGACGGACATTTATTAGTTGAGGGTCCTCCTGGTTTAGCAAAAACTCGAGCTGTCACCGCGTTAGCTAAAAGTCTAGAAGGTGACTTTCATCGCGTGCAATTTACACCTGATTTATTACCTGCCGATCTAACCGGTACAGATATTTATCGTCCAGAAACTGGAGATTTTGTTTTCCAAAAAGGTCCTTTGTTTCATAACCTAGTATTAGCAGATGAAATAAACCGAGCGCCGGCTAAAGTGCAATCAGCATTATTGGAAGCTATGGCCGAAAGACAAATCACTGTGGGTAATAAAACCTATACTTTACCTGAACTATTTTTAGTTATGGCCACCCAAAATCCAATTGAGCAAGAAGGAACATATCCTTTACCTGAGGCACAATTAGACAGGTTTTTAATGCATTTAGAAATAGACTATCCGGGGGCAGACACCGAACTTGAAATCTTACGTTTAACCCGTGATGAAGCAATGCACAAAGCGGCTGTTAGTCCTCCTACCCTAACCCAAGCAGATATTTTTAATGCTAGACAAGATGTACTGAAAATACATCTAGATGAAAGTTTAGAGCAATATATAGTGCAACTAATTATTGCCACTCGCCAACCTGAAAAATACAGTGCCGAGTTAGCTAGTTGGATCGAATTTGGTGCCAGTCCTCGAGCCACAATTGCTTTAGATAAATGTGCTCGTGCTCATGCATGGTTAATGGGTAGAGATTTTGTTGGCCCAGACAACATACAAGCTGTTTTACATAATGTGCTACGTCATAGGGTCCTACTTAGTTACGAAGCTGAAGCCGAAGGTATTGGCCGTAATCAAGTATTAGACAAAATTTTACAATTAGTCGCCGTTCCTTAA
- the fadI gene encoding acetyl-CoA C-acyltransferase FadI produces the protein MTTKQNVTTRQGDRIAIVAGLRTPFAKMATNFHGVPAVDLGKMVVNEMLVRHNLDANLIEQLVYGQVVQMPEAPNIAREIVLGTGMNVNTDAFSVSRACATSFQSTVSIAESMMAGNISVGVAGGADSTSVSPIGVSKNLARALVDLQKTKTLGQKWQILKKLGIKDLLPVPPAVAEYSTGLSMGQTAEQMAKTHQISRQEQDALAHRSHTLAAQSWTDGKLANEVMTAYSEPYKAPFEKDNNVRFDSKLEGYAKLRPVFDRKHGTVTAANATPLTDGASAIIMMTESRAKELGYTPLGYIKSYAWAAIDVWQDMLMGPSYATPMALDRAGMTLNDITLIEMHEAFAAQTLANLKMFASDKFAQDKLGRSKATGEVDMDKFNVMGSSLAYGHPFAATGTRMITQMLNELNRRGGGSGLLTACAAGGLATAMIVETE, from the coding sequence ATGACAACTAAGCAAAATGTTACAACCAGACAAGGCGATAGGATCGCCATTGTTGCTGGTTTAAGAACGCCTTTCGCAAAAATGGCGACTAATTTTCATGGCGTGCCAGCCGTTGATTTAGGCAAAATGGTGGTGAACGAAATGTTAGTTCGTCACAACCTAGATGCAAATCTAATTGAGCAACTAGTTTATGGCCAAGTGGTACAGATGCCTGAAGCGCCAAATATTGCTCGTGAAATTGTTTTAGGTACTGGCATGAATGTAAACACTGATGCTTTTAGCGTTTCAAGAGCTTGTGCTACGAGTTTTCAGTCAACAGTGAGTATTGCTGAGTCTATGATGGCCGGTAACATTAGTGTTGGTGTCGCAGGGGGAGCCGATTCAACATCTGTATCGCCTATAGGAGTATCTAAAAATCTAGCTCGTGCATTGGTTGATTTACAAAAAACTAAGACTTTAGGTCAAAAATGGCAGATACTTAAAAAGTTGGGTATTAAAGATTTATTACCTGTACCCCCAGCTGTAGCAGAATATTCCACAGGTTTGTCTATGGGGCAAACGGCTGAACAAATGGCCAAAACTCATCAAATTAGCCGTCAAGAGCAAGATGCTTTAGCTCATAGATCGCATACTTTAGCGGCGCAAAGTTGGACTGATGGAAAATTGGCCAATGAAGTCATGACTGCTTATTCTGAACCCTATAAAGCTCCTTTTGAAAAAGATAATAATGTGCGTTTTGACTCTAAGCTAGAAGGCTATGCCAAATTACGCCCAGTATTTGATCGTAAACATGGCACTGTTACTGCTGCTAACGCCACTCCACTGACCGACGGAGCATCGGCAATTATAATGATGACTGAAAGTCGAGCTAAAGAATTAGGGTATACCCCACTGGGTTATATCAAAAGTTATGCTTGGGCTGCCATCGATGTTTGGCAGGATATGTTAATGGGGCCTTCTTACGCCACGCCTATGGCTTTGGACCGTGCGGGAATGACACTTAATGATATTACTCTTATAGAAATGCATGAAGCCTTTGCTGCTCAGACTTTAGCTAACTTAAAAATGTTTGCTAGTGATAAATTCGCGCAAGATAAATTAGGTCGAAGCAAGGCGACTGGTGAAGTCGATATGGATAAATTCAATGTAATGGGTAGCTCACTTGCTTATGGTCATCCGTTTGCGGCGACAGGGACAAGAATGATCACACAAATGTTAAATGAATTAAACCGCCGAGGTGGTGGTAGTGGTTTATTAACAGCATGTGCAGCTGGTGGTCTTGCAACAGCTATGATCGTTGAAACAGAATAG
- the fadJ gene encoding fatty acid oxidation complex subunit alpha FadJ produces MTTIDNTQTASAFTLDVRDDGVAILTINVIGETMNTLKVEFAEQIDSVLKQIQADSSIKGVVLISGKDNSFVAGADISMLDACQTAEDATNIAKGGQDMFQRIENMPVTFVAAIHGPALGGGLELALACHYRVCSDDARTQLGLPEVQLGLLPGSGGTQRLPKLISIQQAMKMMLTGASVRAKQAQKYGIVDDMVPQSILLEVAIEMAKKPKPSRKGPKLDLMGKFLEKTPFGRNIMFNQARKQTASKTQGNYPSPELIIDCIETGINNGINKGLVVEAKHFGNLVMSPESESLRSLFFATTDMKKENGIEGVQSAPLTKIGILGGGLMGGGIAYVTAVKAGLPARIKDIRAEGISNAIKYSYDIQNKKVKRRFIKKSEMQKQLSLLTGTLDYSGLTDADVVIEAVFENLELKQQMVEEVENNCAEHTIFASNTSSIPIAQIAEKAKRPEQIIGLHYFSPVDKMPLAEVIAHDKTSDLTISTIVELAKKQGKTPIVVKDGAGFYVNRILAPYVNEAAEILLAGEPIENIDKALVKFGFPVGPIKLLDEVGIDVGTKIGPILEAQFGDRFSSNSNFDKVLADDRKGKKNKRGFYDYAGKNPGKEVDQSIYTVLGITATNQLSREQISERCVLLMLNEAARCLDEGVIRNARDGDIGAIFGIGFPPFLGGPFRYMHTLGISHLIARLEHYQALLGDKFKPAECLQQMKAEEKTFY; encoded by the coding sequence ATGACAACTATTGATAATACACAAACTGCCAGCGCCTTTACCTTAGATGTTCGAGATGATGGTGTAGCCATTCTGACCATCAATGTAATTGGTGAAACCATGAATACTTTGAAAGTGGAATTTGCTGAACAAATAGATTCTGTACTGAAACAAATACAAGCTGATTCTAGTATTAAAGGGGTGGTGTTAATCAGTGGCAAAGATAATTCTTTTGTGGCGGGCGCTGATATTAGCATGCTTGATGCTTGTCAAACGGCAGAAGATGCAACCAATATTGCAAAGGGCGGGCAAGATATGTTTCAACGTATCGAAAATATGCCAGTCACTTTTGTTGCTGCTATTCATGGTCCAGCCTTAGGCGGGGGGTTAGAGTTAGCATTGGCGTGTCACTATCGTGTATGTTCAGATGATGCGAGAACTCAGTTAGGTTTGCCTGAAGTGCAATTAGGTTTATTACCAGGCAGCGGTGGTACCCAAAGATTACCTAAATTGATCAGTATTCAACAAGCTATGAAGATGATGTTGACAGGTGCTTCTGTTAGAGCCAAGCAAGCACAAAAATACGGTATTGTGGATGACATGGTACCACAATCCATTTTGCTTGAGGTAGCCATTGAAATGGCGAAGAAACCTAAGCCTAGTAGAAAAGGACCAAAATTAGATCTGATGGGGAAGTTTTTAGAAAAAACGCCTTTTGGTCGCAACATTATGTTTAATCAGGCTCGTAAACAAACAGCCAGTAAAACTCAGGGTAATTATCCTTCTCCCGAACTTATTATTGATTGTATCGAAACAGGTATAAACAATGGGATAAATAAAGGATTAGTAGTAGAAGCTAAACATTTTGGTAACTTGGTTATGAGTCCTGAATCTGAATCATTACGAAGTCTATTTTTTGCTACTACTGACATGAAAAAAGAAAACGGTATTGAAGGTGTGCAGTCTGCCCCTTTAACTAAAATAGGGATCTTAGGTGGTGGCCTTATGGGCGGCGGTATCGCTTATGTTACAGCGGTTAAAGCTGGGTTACCGGCTCGAATTAAAGATATTCGTGCTGAGGGTATTTCTAATGCAATTAAATACAGTTACGACATTCAAAATAAAAAAGTTAAACGACGTTTTATTAAAAAGTCTGAAATGCAGAAACAGTTATCTTTATTAACAGGTACTTTGGATTATTCTGGTTTAACAGATGCAGATGTGGTGATAGAGGCTGTTTTTGAAAACCTTGAATTGAAGCAACAAATGGTAGAAGAAGTTGAAAATAACTGTGCAGAACACACTATTTTTGCTTCTAATACGTCTTCAATTCCTATTGCTCAAATTGCTGAAAAAGCAAAACGTCCTGAGCAAATTATTGGTTTACATTATTTCTCGCCAGTAGATAAAATGCCATTAGCGGAAGTAATTGCCCATGATAAAACGTCAGATTTGACTATTTCAACGATTGTTGAATTAGCCAAAAAACAAGGTAAAACCCCCATTGTAGTAAAAGATGGCGCTGGTTTTTATGTTAATCGTATTCTCGCCCCTTATGTGAATGAAGCTGCAGAAATACTATTGGCTGGTGAGCCTATTGAAAATATTGACAAAGCATTAGTAAAATTTGGCTTTCCTGTAGGGCCAATTAAGTTATTAGATGAAGTAGGGATAGATGTAGGTACCAAAATTGGCCCTATACTTGAAGCACAATTTGGTGACAGATTTTCATCAAATTCAAACTTTGATAAAGTGTTAGCCGATGATCGAAAGGGTAAGAAAAACAAACGAGGCTTCTATGATTATGCTGGAAAAAATCCAGGAAAAGAAGTCGATCAATCCATCTACACAGTGTTAGGCATCACAGCAACTAACCAGTTAAGTAGAGAACAAATTTCTGAACGCTGTGTATTACTAATGTTAAATGAAGCCGCAAGATGTTTAGATGAAGGCGTCATTAGGAATGCCAGAGATGGCGATATTGGCGCTATTTTTGGCATTGGTTTCCCACCGTTCTTAGGGGGCCCATTCCGTTACATGCATACTTTAGGGATTTCTCATTTAATAGCCAGATTAGAACATTATCAAGCATTGTTAGGTGATAAGTTTAAACCTGCAGAATGTTTACAACAAATGAAAGCTGAAGAAAAAACTTTCTATTAA